From one Triticum aestivum cultivar Chinese Spring chromosome 4B, IWGSC CS RefSeq v2.1, whole genome shotgun sequence genomic stretch:
- the LOC123093717 gene encoding uncharacterized protein, which produces MELVYLERRNGLRGDSAAPEFSGRSEDDHHQHLPVVAPEVQSDLALVNYRQTFPLDERKSRSCQSCHRSPCSCGGDAPRPDLCPTLPAKMMILEFLIRSLRHPTRTHNVSDLDDLISGGASTGNVTLGPSDKMMLDSLHALVNAKTRPTKSPSFFLPGGKMRKTRSRSHTITQSEILNLISPETWEMSSHGASSPSKRSAAELAAHEGTAPSCSGTACLRSNQPGLSSYPPPSSSLSAGLLQCIWKDGLPHFELSVDNPMAVYTASPVKKPHGDGKAAAAADHVYLFHSDEQGKKDWMGNYSSSVSKLVGKMKVTSSLVLGSDGSRCVETEFVMYGSPDDYLRQMQSAYSVAKGKGLVKRVAEIMRSPNASSSPKHAAWGRFGRPSSPLRFDDDVREMLNAELGGAGKATGLVSLAADDLPTNQEVAAIVVRERREEPAVVGGWGLKFLEKAGGAAHPEESKKARWCISAIVPRGYHGGVASENGGPSGLVERWRNSGRCECGGWDLGCPIRVLSNDGGGSSPPPEDGAKSVELSPAGARSGGEPAVRLVSLAEGLYILYFDAGVVSPLQCFAAGVAVVHSQAPQLHPKL; this is translated from the exons ATGGAGCTTGTCTATTTGGAAAGGAGAAATGGATTACGCGGCGACAGCGCCGCTCCAGAGTTCAGTGGAAGGTCAGAAGATGACCATCATCAACACCTGCCAGTTGTTGCACCTGAGGTTCAGTCTGATCTGGCTCTGGTAAACTACAGGCAGACATTTCCATTAGATGAGAGGAAGAGCAGGAGCTGCCAGTCATGCCACAGGTCACCATGCTCTTGCGGTGGCGACGCGCCTCGCCCCGACTTGTGCCCGACGCTCCCTGCCAAGATGATGATCTTGGAGTTCCTGATAAGAAGCCTGAGGCACCCAACAAGAACCCACAACGTGAGTGATCTCGACGACTTGATCAGCGGCGGAGCCAGCACCGGGAATGTCACCCTCGGTCCTTCGGACAAGATGATGCTGGACTCCTTACATGCGCTGGTGAACGCCAAGACAAGGCCGACGAAGAGCCCCTCGTTCTTCCTCCCGGGGGGCAAGATGAGGAAAACCCGGTCAAGATCCCACACCATAACACAGTCAGAGATACTGAACCTGATATCCCCGGAGACATGGGAGATGTCCTCCCACGGGGCATCATCGCCGTCGAAGAGAAGTGCGGCGGAGCTCGCCGCGCATGAAGGGACGGCGCCTTCTTGCTCCGGCACGGCATGTCTGAGGTCAAATCAGCCTGGTCTGTCCTCATacccaccaccatcatcatctcttagTGCAGGCCTTCTGCAGTGCATTTGGAAAGATGGGCTCCCTCACTTTGAACTGTCAGTGGACAATCCTATGGCAGTGTACACTGCAAGCCCTGTCAAGAAGCCGCATGGCGACGGCAAAGCCGCGGCCGCCGCCGACCACGTCTACCTGTTCCATTCGGACGAGCAAGGGAAGAAGGACTGGATGGGGAACTACTCGAGCAGCGTGTCGAAACTCGTCGGCAAGATGAAGGTGACAAGCTCTCTGGTCCTGGGCTCAGACGGGTCAAGGTGTGTGGAGACCGAGTTTGTCATGTATGGCTCCCCTGATGACTACCTGAGGCAGATGCAGAGCGCCTACAGTGTTGCAAAGGGCAAGGGGCTGGTGAAGAGGGTGGCAGAGATCATGAGGTCGCCCAATGCTTCCTCCAGCCCAAAACATGCTGCATGGGGAAGGTTTGGCAGACCTTCTTCCCCGCTGCGGTTCGACGACGATGTGCGCGAAATGCTCAATGCCGAACTGGGCGGCGCTGGAAAGGCGACAGGGTTGGTGAGCCTCGCCGCTGACGATCTGCCGACCAACCAGGAGGTGGCGGCGATCGTGGTGAGGGAACGGCGGGAAGAGCCGGCCGTCGTCGGCGGCTGGGGCCTCAAGTTCCTTGAGAAGGCCGGAGGAGCCGCTCATCCAGAGGAGAGTAAGAAGGCAAGGTGGTGCATAAGCGCCATTGTTCCAAGAGGCTACCACGGCGGCGTGGCATCCGAGAATGGCGGCCCATCGGGGCTCGTCGAGCGATGGCGGAACAGCGGCCGCTGCGAGTGCGGCGGGTGGGACCTCGGCTGCCCCATCAGAGTGCTGAGCAACGACGGCGGCGGgtcgtcgccgccgcctgaggACGGTGCCAAATCGGTGGAGCTGTCACCAGCG GGGGCGAGGAGCGGCGGCGAGCCGGCGGTGAGGCTGGTGAGCCTCGCGGAGGGCCTGTACATCCTCTACTTTGACGCCGGCGTGGTCTCGCCGCTGCAGTGCTTCGCCGCCGGCGTAGCGGTGGTCCACAGCCAGGCGCCCCAGCTCCACCCAAAACTGTGA